From one Macrobrachium rosenbergii isolate ZJJX-2024 chromosome 52, ASM4041242v1, whole genome shotgun sequence genomic stretch:
- the LOC136833769 gene encoding NADPH-dependent diflavin oxidoreductase 1 isoform X2 yields the protein MRMLNHDIAGLHCNGFVMKQIMRMILMWMEDRSLMILYGSQTGTAQEVAERIGREAYCHFFNPLVSAMDDIPIEEFSKATLAVFVAATTGQGDNPDNMTKFFKILWANRKNRQLLVNLKFGVLGLGDSSYQKFNFAGKRLNNLLALLGGQSLVKIGLGDDQHDLGPDFEVDSWLQSLWTKLLELYPLPDGIKPISSYALPPPKYKVCYVGDENDNLNIDKPTMSDETVEPSALNPFYAHVTMNKRVTAENHFQEVRLVEFDVSSVQYNYKPGDVLMVQPQNLEEHVDEFISVLSLDPEKKFYLERSETNLTLPPAWLLPYPCTIRDCVRNYFDIQSVPKRYFFELLSFFTTDEDEKEKFIEFSSPKGQQDLYDYCHRPKRSIMEVLADFPHTKKNIPFEYLFDLIPPIRPRPYSIASSRLAIPDRVQLLVAVVEYRTVLKRPRLGLCTNWLSRQKENSYVPIWFKSGALTFPVASSPDLPPVIMIGPGTGCAPFRAYIQERVASGQHENVVMVFGCRNRDKDFFFKEEWEALVAEKKLILHCAFSRDQDDKVYVQHVMRQHADSFWDLIGNKKAMVFFAGNAKRVPIDIYEALTFICEKGLGCSTQDVEEYMKKDLEKRYQTETWA from the exons GTAATGGGTTTGTAATGAAACAAATTATGAGGATGATTTTGATG TGGATGGAGGATCGCAGTTTGATGATCCTATATGGAAGTCAAACTGGAACTGCCCAGGAAGTTGCTGAGAGAATTGGAAGGGAAGCTTATTGTCATTTCTTCAACCCTTTGGTTTCAGCAATGGATGATATTCCTATAGAAGAATTTTCTAAGGCAACCTTGGCTGTTTTTGTAGCTGCAACTACAGGTCAAGGTGACAACCCAGACAACAtgacaaaattctttaaaattctgtGGGCAAACCGAAAAAATAGACAACTCCTAGTAAACCTCAAGTTTGGTGTGTTAGGGCTCGGAGATTCATCATATCAGAAGTTTAATTTTGCTGGTAAGAGACTGAATAATCTTTTAGCACTCCTGGGTGGTCAGTCTCTTGTGAAGATAGGCCTTGGTGATGATCAGCATGATTTGGGGCCTGATTTTGAAGTAGACTCGTGGCTGCAATCTCTGTGGACAAAATTATTGGAGCTATACCCTCTGCCTGATGGCATAAAGCCTATTAGTTCATATGCCCTTCCTCCTCCAAAATACAAAGTATGTTATGTTGGTGACGAAAATGATAATTTAAACATTGATAAACCCACCATGTCAGATGAAACGGTTGAACCTTCAGCTCTCAATCCATTTTATGCACATGTCACAATGAATAAAAGAGTCACTGCTGAAAACCACTTTCAAGAAGTCAGGCTAGTAGAATTTGATGTAAGCAGTGTTCAGTACAATTACAAACCAGGTGATGTTCTTATGGTGCAACCTCAGAACTTAGAAGAACATGTTGATGAATTTATAAGTGTGCTCAGCTTAGAcccagaaaaaaagttttatttagagAGGTCTGAGACAAACCTTACTCTGCCCCCTGCATGGCTGTTGCCTTATCCATGTACTATCAGAGATTGTGttagaaattattttgatattcagaGCGTACCAAAACGATACTTCTTTGAACTCTTGTCTTTTTTCACTAcagatgaagatgaaaaagaaaagtttatagAATTTTCATCTCCTAAAGGACAACAAGATCTTTATGACTATTGTCATAGGCCAAAAAGAAGTATAATGGAAGTGCTGGCAGACTTCCCTCACAccaagaaaaacattccatttgaGTATTTATTTGATCTAATTCCTCCAATTAGACCAAGGCCTTATTCAATTGCTTCTTCTAGGTTAGCTATTCCAGATCGTGTCCAGCTTCTGGTAGCTGTTGTTGAGTACCGAACAGTTCTCAAGAGACCTAGATTGGGATTATGCACCAATTGGTTATCAAGACAAAAAGAGAATTCATATGTGCCAATATGGTTTAAATCAGGAGCGCTAACTTTCCCTGTAGCGTCTTCCCCAGATTTGCCTCCTGTTATAATGATTGGACCAGGAACTGGTTGTGCTCCATTTCGAGCTTACATACAGGAGAGAGTTGCTTCTGGTCAGCATGAAAATGTTGTCATGGTGTTTGGGTGCAGAAATCgtgataaagacttttttttcaaaGAGGAATGGGAAGCTTTAGTAGCTGAAAAGAAGTTAATTCTCCATTGTGCTTTTTCACGTGATCAAGATGACAAGGTATATGTACAGCATGTCATGCGACAACATGCTGATAGTTTTTGGGACCTTATTGGAAACAAGAAAGCCATGGTATTTTTTGCTGGTAATGCTAAGAGGGTTCCAATAGATATTTATGAAGCTTTAACCTTTATATGTGAAAAAGGTCTTGGTTGTAGCACTCAGGATGTTGAAGAATACATgaagaaagatttggaaaaacGGTATCAAACTGAAACTTGGGCATGA
- the LOC136833769 gene encoding NADPH-dependent diflavin oxidoreductase 1 isoform X1: MEPPISRSRLEINFIRLLEETQQMANGNKPKDWTFEKWMEDRSLMILYGSQTGTAQEVAERIGREAYCHFFNPLVSAMDDIPIEEFSKATLAVFVAATTGQGDNPDNMTKFFKILWANRKNRQLLVNLKFGVLGLGDSSYQKFNFAGKRLNNLLALLGGQSLVKIGLGDDQHDLGPDFEVDSWLQSLWTKLLELYPLPDGIKPISSYALPPPKYKVCYVGDENDNLNIDKPTMSDETVEPSALNPFYAHVTMNKRVTAENHFQEVRLVEFDVSSVQYNYKPGDVLMVQPQNLEEHVDEFISVLSLDPEKKFYLERSETNLTLPPAWLLPYPCTIRDCVRNYFDIQSVPKRYFFELLSFFTTDEDEKEKFIEFSSPKGQQDLYDYCHRPKRSIMEVLADFPHTKKNIPFEYLFDLIPPIRPRPYSIASSRLAIPDRVQLLVAVVEYRTVLKRPRLGLCTNWLSRQKENSYVPIWFKSGALTFPVASSPDLPPVIMIGPGTGCAPFRAYIQERVASGQHENVVMVFGCRNRDKDFFFKEEWEALVAEKKLILHCAFSRDQDDKVYVQHVMRQHADSFWDLIGNKKAMVFFAGNAKRVPIDIYEALTFICEKGLGCSTQDVEEYMKKDLEKRYQTETWA; the protein is encoded by the coding sequence TGGATGGAGGATCGCAGTTTGATGATCCTATATGGAAGTCAAACTGGAACTGCCCAGGAAGTTGCTGAGAGAATTGGAAGGGAAGCTTATTGTCATTTCTTCAACCCTTTGGTTTCAGCAATGGATGATATTCCTATAGAAGAATTTTCTAAGGCAACCTTGGCTGTTTTTGTAGCTGCAACTACAGGTCAAGGTGACAACCCAGACAACAtgacaaaattctttaaaattctgtGGGCAAACCGAAAAAATAGACAACTCCTAGTAAACCTCAAGTTTGGTGTGTTAGGGCTCGGAGATTCATCATATCAGAAGTTTAATTTTGCTGGTAAGAGACTGAATAATCTTTTAGCACTCCTGGGTGGTCAGTCTCTTGTGAAGATAGGCCTTGGTGATGATCAGCATGATTTGGGGCCTGATTTTGAAGTAGACTCGTGGCTGCAATCTCTGTGGACAAAATTATTGGAGCTATACCCTCTGCCTGATGGCATAAAGCCTATTAGTTCATATGCCCTTCCTCCTCCAAAATACAAAGTATGTTATGTTGGTGACGAAAATGATAATTTAAACATTGATAAACCCACCATGTCAGATGAAACGGTTGAACCTTCAGCTCTCAATCCATTTTATGCACATGTCACAATGAATAAAAGAGTCACTGCTGAAAACCACTTTCAAGAAGTCAGGCTAGTAGAATTTGATGTAAGCAGTGTTCAGTACAATTACAAACCAGGTGATGTTCTTATGGTGCAACCTCAGAACTTAGAAGAACATGTTGATGAATTTATAAGTGTGCTCAGCTTAGAcccagaaaaaaagttttatttagagAGGTCTGAGACAAACCTTACTCTGCCCCCTGCATGGCTGTTGCCTTATCCATGTACTATCAGAGATTGTGttagaaattattttgatattcagaGCGTACCAAAACGATACTTCTTTGAACTCTTGTCTTTTTTCACTAcagatgaagatgaaaaagaaaagtttatagAATTTTCATCTCCTAAAGGACAACAAGATCTTTATGACTATTGTCATAGGCCAAAAAGAAGTATAATGGAAGTGCTGGCAGACTTCCCTCACAccaagaaaaacattccatttgaGTATTTATTTGATCTAATTCCTCCAATTAGACCAAGGCCTTATTCAATTGCTTCTTCTAGGTTAGCTATTCCAGATCGTGTCCAGCTTCTGGTAGCTGTTGTTGAGTACCGAACAGTTCTCAAGAGACCTAGATTGGGATTATGCACCAATTGGTTATCAAGACAAAAAGAGAATTCATATGTGCCAATATGGTTTAAATCAGGAGCGCTAACTTTCCCTGTAGCGTCTTCCCCAGATTTGCCTCCTGTTATAATGATTGGACCAGGAACTGGTTGTGCTCCATTTCGAGCTTACATACAGGAGAGAGTTGCTTCTGGTCAGCATGAAAATGTTGTCATGGTGTTTGGGTGCAGAAATCgtgataaagacttttttttcaaaGAGGAATGGGAAGCTTTAGTAGCTGAAAAGAAGTTAATTCTCCATTGTGCTTTTTCACGTGATCAAGATGACAAGGTATATGTACAGCATGTCATGCGACAACATGCTGATAGTTTTTGGGACCTTATTGGAAACAAGAAAGCCATGGTATTTTTTGCTGGTAATGCTAAGAGGGTTCCAATAGATATTTATGAAGCTTTAACCTTTATATGTGAAAAAGGTCTTGGTTGTAGCACTCAGGATGTTGAAGAATACATgaagaaagatttggaaaaacGGTATCAAACTGAAACTTGGGCATGA